In one Juglans regia cultivar Chandler chromosome 11, Walnut 2.0, whole genome shotgun sequence genomic region, the following are encoded:
- the LOC109010438 gene encoding probable receptor-like protein kinase At3g17420 codes for MEENTSLSLRDEEAPVNVKSESHAIHTAEIVLGDNHGALKTGSCGLNNHEYKEEAPLNSISLFQKELPESTLGWPLLQKTALANQKALRKSKGRNLSVVEWVMSLPTRSTSLILQDPIALDLNKTDIPSEREAVNSTFEEGDNEDGTLPHAVGASEDETVGSSRKPEETSGLVCEYKEEVSSSSASFLIKDSPQWRPGWPLLKISASASSDFSRDSEDRNMSVVQGLMSLPKLSNSAIPQTQTGEVSNKIESHIERERCFSEDLDTENNSTDTESLLKELEFLMRTNFTGCRWFSYKELNSATSNFSSENLVGEGGCSKVYRGCLPCGRSVAVKVLKSYEEAWNDFYAEMDIITTLKHKHISPLIGACLEDDYLISVYDFFSVGNLEELLHGRGNRSVLTWEVRFKVAVAVAEALNYLHKECPRPVIHRDVKSSNILLSNEFQPQLSDFGLSIWGPTDSPYEIHSDVVGTFGYIAPEYFMRGRVSNKIDVYSFGVVLLELISGRKPIDYQTLKEQISLVKWAKPLLESGDVKALLDPKLEEDLDVDQMHKMVLAASLCVSQSARLRPKMSQILKILKGEKDAEECVDSHYIDTKELGNQDEDDLYPEFGCKRQGDSALLQTENDNNSLSSGDTETCLSNGEKPRHFMLKEYLKQRQY; via the exons ATGGAAGAAAATACTAGCTTAAGCTTAAGAGACGAAGAGGCACCGGTGAATGTAAAATCTGAATCTCATGCAATTCATACAGCTGAAATTGTCCTGGGAGATAATCATGGGGCCTTGAAAACTGGGAGTTGCGGCCTAAATAATCATGAATACAAGGAGGAAGCTCCTTTGAACTCGATTTCTCTTTTCCAAAAAGAGCTACCAGAATCAACACTTGGTTGGCCACTTCTCCAGAAAACAGCACTTGCGAATCAAAAAGCTCTGAGAAAATCTAAAGGTAGGAATTTATCTGTTGTTGAATGGGTGATGAGCCTACCTACTCGATCCACGTCTCTAATTTTGCAAGATCCGATTGCTTTGGATTTGAATAAAACTGACATACCTTCCGAGAGGGAGGCTGTCAACTCTACCTTTGAGGAAGGAGATAATGAAGATGGAACGCTGCCCCATGCTGTTGGGGCATCTGAAGACGAAACAGTTGGCAGTAGCAGGAAACCAGAAGAAACTTCTGGCCTCGTTTGTGAATATAAAGAGGAAGTTTCTTCGAGTTCTGCTTCTTTTCTTATAAAGGACTCTCCACAATGGAGGCCTGGCTGGCCGCTTCTTAAGATTTCAGCTTCTGCTAGTTCTGATTTCTCAAGAGATTCTGAAGATAGAAATATGTCTGTTGTTCAAGGGTTGATGAGCCTGCCTAAACTGTCAAATTCAGCAATTCCACAAACCCAGACTGGTGaagtttcaaataaaatagaaagtcatattgaaagagagagatgttTTTCTGAGGATTTAGATACTGAAAATAATTCGACAGATACAGAAAGTCTTCTCAAGGAGTTGGAGTTTCTCATGAGAACAAACTTTACTGGTTGTAGGTGGTTCAGTTACAAGGAGTTGAATAGTGCAACGTCCAATTTCTCCTCAG AAAATCTTGTTGGAGAGGGAGGGTGCAGCAAAGTTTACAGAGGATGTCTTCCATGTGGCAGATCAGTGGCAGTAAAGGTATTAAAATCGTATGAGGAGGCTTGGAATGACTTCTACGCAGAAATGGATATCATCACTACATTGAAGCACAAGCACATTTCACCTCTTATTGGTGCATGTCTCGAAGATGACTATCTCATCTCTGTCTATGACTTCTTTTCCGTGGGGAATTTAGAGGAACTCTTACACG GTCGTGGGAACAGATCTGTGTTGACATGGGAAGTGAGGTTTAAAGTGGCTGTTGCAGTTGCTGAGGCTTTAAATTATCTCCACAAAGAATGTCCTAGGCCAGTTATTCACAGAGATGTCAAATCTTCAAACATTCTTCTTTCGAATGAGTTTCAGCCACAG CTATCTGACTTCGGGCTTTCTATATGGGGACCCACGGATTCACCTTATGAGATACACAGTGACGTGGTAGGGACATTTGGATATATTGCTCCTGAATATTTCATGCGAGGAAGGGTCAGCAATAAAATTGATGTATACTCCTTCGGTGTGGTTCTGCTCGAGCTTATATCAGGAAGAAAGCCAATTGATTATCAAACCTTGAAAGAGCAAATAAGTTTGGTCAAATGGGCAAAACCATTATTGGAGAGTGGAGATGTTAAAGCATTGTTGGACCCAAAGTTAGAGGAGGACTTGGATGTCGATCAAATGCATAAAATGGTATTGGCAGCAAGCCTCTGCGTTAGCCAGTCAGCTCGACTTCGTCCAAAAATGAGCCAG ATACTGAAGATATTGAAAGGGGAGAAAGATGCTGAAGAGTGTGTCGATTCCCATTATATTGATACGAAAGAATTGGGAAATCAAGATGAAGATGACCTTTATCCGGAATTTGGTTGCAAACGACAGGGTGACTCTGCATTGCTTCAGACAGAAAATGACAACAACTCCCTAAGCAGTGGGGATACTGAGACATGTCTAAGTAATGGAGAAAAACCAAGACACTTTATGTTAAAGGAGTACTTGAAACAACGGCAATACTGA
- the LOC108990522 gene encoding DNA-directed RNA polymerase I subunit RPA12, whose product MEYSRARAFLFCDFCGTMLSLKSTKYAECPLCKFKRSAKEISEREISYVVTAEDIRRELGISLIRDQEVQLSKVKKKCEKCDNEEAEYWTMQMRSADEGQTTFYRCTKCGHKFSEN is encoded by the exons ATGGAGTATTCTCGTGCACGTGCTTTTTTGTTCTGTGACTTCTGTGGGACAATGCTTTCTTTGAAATCAACTAAGTATGCTGAATGTCCCCTGTGTAAGTTTAAGCGCAGTGCGAAAG AGATTTCTGAAAGGGAGATATCTTATGTAGTCACAGCCGAG GATATCAGAAGGGAGCTGGGAATCTCACTGATTCGAGACCAAGAAGTGCAATTATCAAAG GtgaaaaagaaatgtgaaaaatgCGATAATGAGGAGGCTGAGTATTGGACCATGCAG ATGAGATCAGCGGATGAAGGGCAGACTACATTTTATCGATGCACCAAATGTGGCCATAAGTTTTCAGAGAATTAA
- the LOC109010441 gene encoding rac-like GTP-binding protein 5, which yields MSASRFIKCVTVGDGAVGKTCMLISYTSNTFPTDYVPTVFDNFSANVVVDGSTVNLGLWDTAGQEDYNRLRPLSYRGADVFILAFSLISKASYENVAKKWIPELRHYAPGVPIILVGTKLDLRDDKQFFIDHPGAVPIATPQGEELRKLIGAPAYIECSSKTQQNVKAVFDAAIKVVLQPPKQKKKKRKAQKACSIL from the exons ATGAGTGCGTCTAGGTTCATTAAGTGCGTCACCGTCGGTGACGGCGCCGTCGGTAAAACCTGTATGCTGATATCCTACACGAGCAATACATTCCCTACG GACTATGTGCCGACTGTTTTTGACAATTTCAGTGCTAATGTTGTCGTGGATGGAAGCACTGTTAACCTAGGGTTATGGGATACTGCTG GTCAGGAGGATTACAATAGATTAAGGCCCTTGAGCTATCGAGGCGCAGACGTCTTTATACTTGCTTTCTCTCTCATAAGCAAGGCTAGCTATGAAAATGTTGCTAAGAAG TGGATTCCTGAATTAAGGCATTACGCACCTGGTGTTCCAATAATTCTTGTTGGAACAAAACTTG ATCTACGAGATGATAAGCAGTTCTTTATAGACCATCCTGGTGCAGTGCCCATTGCTACGCCTCAG GGAGAAGAGCTTAGGAAACTGATTGGAGCTCCTGCCTACATCGAGTGTAGTTCAAAAACACAGCAG AATGTCAAGGCAGTTTTTGATGCAGCCATAAAGGTCGTGCTCCAGCCTCCgaagcaaaagaagaagaagagaaaggcaCAAAAGGCTTGCTCCATACTGTGA
- the LOC109010442 gene encoding ABC transporter B family member 13-like — MDYCSYCLLHEKKLRFAICNISNHFPFSFRSQKLLVSMEEVELATNNNRPTLSHQNPAPEMGEPSNSSKKKSVSFLGLFSAADTIDCVLMFFGSVGACIHGAALPVFFVLFGRMIDSLGHLSKHPHILSSRVSQYSLYLIYLGLVVLASAWIGVALWMQTGERQTARLRLKYLQAVLKKDIGFFDTDAGVTNIIHHISSDTILVQDAIGDKIGHSLRYLSQFIVGFSIGFTSVWQLSLLTLAVVPLIAFAGGAYTIIMSTLSEKGETAYAEAGKVAEEVISQVRTVYSFVGEDKAIEAYSKSLKKALKLGKKSGLAKGVGVGFTYGLLFCAWALLLWYAGILVRHRDTNGGKAFTTIINVIFSGFALGQATPNLAGIAKGRAAAANIISMIETDSKSSKTSDTGLVLPKIVGQIDFSEVCFAYPSRRNLVFNKLSFSISAGKTFAVVGPSGSGKSTIISMVQRFYEPTSGRILLDGHDLKSLDLKWLREQMGLVSQEPALFATTIASNILFGKQDADMDDIIQAAKAANAHCFIQGLPDDYDTQVGEAGTQLSGGQKQRIAIARAVLRNPRILLLDEATSALDAESELIVQQALDEIMSHRTTIIVAHRLSTIRNVDTIIVLKNGEVVESGTHSDLISKNGEYATLVSLQVSENVKESSLLSSCGNSNNSSFRGSVSSRNSSFRDLPHQQETKSISTSDLLPSDQNQLPIKRTHSIWELLKLNAPEWPYAVLGSVGAVLAGMEAPLFAFGITHILTAFYSPDVSQMKHEVERMALIFVGVAVVTIPIYLLQHYFYTLMGERLTTRVRLSMFSAILSNEVGWFDLDENNTGLLTSILAADATLVRSALAERLSTIVQNVALTVTAFVIAFMLSWRIASVVVASLPLLIGASITEQLFLKGFGGDYTRAYSRATAVAREAIANIRTVAAFGAEDEISMQFASELNQPKKQALVRGHISGFGYALSQFFAYCSYALGLWYASILIKHKDSNFGDIMKSFMVLIITALAIAETLALTPDIVKGSQALGSVFGILKRKTAIDSNNPTSKMVTHVKGNIEFRKVCFKYPARPDITIFEDLNLRVSSGKSLAVVGQSGSGKSTVIALVMRFYDPTFGTVLIDGYDIKRLNLKSLRRKIGLVQQEPALFSTTIYENIKYGNEQASEIEVMKAAKAASAHEFISRMPEGYKTQVGEKGVQLSGGQKQRVAIARAMLKDPAILLLDEATSALDTASEKLVQEALNKLMEGRTTILVAHRLSTIRDADRIAVLQNGRVIEIGSHEHLSTKPGSIYGQLVSLQQENKVQVLD; from the exons ATGGACTACTGCTCTTACTGCTTActccatgaaaagaaattaaggtTCGCAATTTGCAACATATCTAATCATTTTCCCTTTTCATTTCGGTCTCAGAAACTTTTGGTCTCCATGGAAGAAGTAGAGCTTGCCACCAATAATAATCGGCCTACACTTTCGCACCAGAATCCAGCTCCGGAAATGGGAGAGCCAAGTAATTCAAGCAAAAAGAAGAGCGTTTCGTTTCTTGGCCTATTTTCTGCTGCTGATACAATTGACTGTGTATTGATGTTCTTCGGAAGTGTCGGGGCGTGCATCCATGGTGCTGCTCTTCCTGTCTTCTTTGTGTTGTTCGGTCGTATGATTGATTCTTTGGGACATCTATCCAAGCACCCTCACATATTGTCTTCACGGGTTTCCCAG TATTCTCTGTACTTGATCTATCTTGGACTCGTAGTTTTGGCATCAGCATGGATAG gtgTCGCACTCTGGATGCAAACTGGAGAGAGGCAGACTGCTCGTTTGAGACTGAAGTATCTCCAGGCAGTATTAAAGAAGGATATCGGTTTTTTTGACACCGATGCCGGAGTTACAAATATCATTCACCACATTTCCAGTGATACAATACTAGTGCAAGATGCAATTGGTGACAAG ATAGGCCATTCTCTGCGTTACCTTTCTCAGTTCATTGTTGGGTTTTCCATTGGATTTACATCGGTATGGCAGCTTTCACTTCTCACCTTGGCTGTTGTTCCATTGATAGCTTTCGCAGGGGGAGCTTATACCATTATCATGTCTACCTTATCAGAAAAAGGTGAGACTGCTTATGCTGAAGCTGGAAAGGTTGCAGAAGAG GTTATTTCACAGGTTCGTACAGTGTACTCGTTTGTAGGAGAGGATAAAGCAATTGAAGCATACTCTAAGTCACTAAAGAAAGCTCTAAAACTGGGGAAGAAGAGCGGGTTGGCAAAAGGAGTGGGTGTAGGCTTCACGTACGGGCTTTTATTTTGTGCATGGGCATTGCTTCTCTGGTATGCCGGTATACTTGTCAGGCATCGGGACACGAATGGAGGGAAGGCTTTCACTACAATTATCAATGTTATCTTCAGTGGATT TGCTCTAGGCCAAGCTACTCCAAACCTTGCTGGCATTGCTAAAGGAAGGGCAGCTGCAGCCAATATCATAAGCATGATTGAAACAGATTCCAAGTCTTCTAAGACATCAGATACCGGATTGGTGTTGCCAAAAATTGTTGGTCAAATCGACTTTAGCGAGGTCTGTTTTGCTTATCCTTCACGAAGAAATTTGGTTTTCAACAAGTTGAGCTTTTCAATCAGCGCTGGCAAGACCTTTGCAGTAGTTGGTCCAAGTGGCTCCGGAAAGAGCACTATCATTTCCATGGTTCAACGTTTCTATGAACCCACTTCAG GTAGAATACTATTGGATGGACATGATCTTAAAAGTCTTGACTTAAAATGGTTGAGGGAACAAATGGGATTAGTTAGCCAAGAGCCAGCACTATTCGCCACAACCATAGCTAGCAATATTCTGTTTGGTAAACAAGATGCAGACATGGATGATATCATACAAGCTGCTAAAGCTGCAAATGCCCACTGTTTCATTCAAGGCTTACCTGATGATTACGATACTCAG GTAGGAGAGGCTGGAACTCAGCTTTCAGGAGGGCAAAAACAGAGAATTGCTATTGCAAGAGCAGTGCTGAGAAACCCAAGGATACTACTTCTAGATGAAGCCACCAGTGCTCTTgatgcagaatcagaacttaTAGTTCAGCAGGCACTAGATGAAATCATGTCCCATCGGACTACAATTATCGTTGCACATCGGCTATCCACCATACGAAATGTTGACACAATTATAGTGTTGAAGAACGGCGAGGTTGTAGAAAGTGGGACGCACTCGGACTTGATATCTAAGAATGGCGAGTATGCAACTCTAGTGAGCTTGCAAGTATCAGAAAATGTTAAAGAGTCCAGTTTATTATCTAGCTGTGGAAATTCAAACAATTCAAGCTTTAGAGGCTCAGTAAGCTCAAGAAATTCAAGCTTTCGAGACCTCCCCCATCAGCAGGAAACAAAGTCGATTAGCACAAGTGATCTGCTGCCAAGTGATCAAAATCAGTTACCAATAAAGCGCACTCACTCAATTTGGGAACTACTTAAACTAAATGCACCTGAGTGGCCCTATGCAGTACTTGGCTCAGTGGGTGCAGTTCTGGCTGGCATGGAAGCTCCCCTGTTTGCCTTTGGAATCACACATATCTTGACTGCATTTTACTCCCCTGATGTTTCTCAAATGAAACATGAAGTTGAACGGATGGCTCTTATATTTGTTGGAGTGGCAGTTGTTACTATTCCCATATACCTGCTGCAACACTACTTCTATACGTTGATGGGAGAGCGTCTCACCACCCGTGTGCGCTTATCAATGTTCTCAG CTATCCTTTCCAACGAAGTTGGCTGGTTTGATTTGGATGAGAATAATACGGGCTTACTGACTTCAATTTTAGCAGCCGATGCAACATTAGTCAGAAGTGCTCTTGCTGAGCGTCTATCAACAATTGTGCAGAATGTAGCACTCACTGTGACTGCATTTGTAATTGCCTTTATGTTAAGTTGGCGCATAGCATCTGTTGTTGTTGCCTCCCTCCCCCTACTTATTGGAGCTTCGATTACTGAG CAACTATTTCTCAAGGGATTCGGAGGAGACTACACCCGTGCCTATTCTAGAGCAACTGCTGTGGCACGCGAAGCAATTGCCAATATACGCACTGTTGCGGCATTTGGTGCTGAAGATGAGATCTCGATGCAGTTTGCTTCTGAACTAAACCAACCAAAGAAACAAGCACTTGTACGAGGCCATATATCCGGTTTTGGCTATGCTTTATCGCAGTTCTTTGCATATTGTTCATATGCACTTGGCCTTTGGTATGCGTCAATTCTAATCAAGCATAAAGATTCGAACTTTGGAGACATCATGAAATCTTTCATGGTTTTGATAATCACTGCATTGGCAATAGCAGAAACACTTGCTCTTACACCTGACATTGTGAAGGGGTCGCAAGCACTGGGGTCAGTTTTCGGTATTCTCAAAAGGAAAACAGCTATCGATTCCAATAATCCTACCTCAAAAATGGTAACTCATGTCAAGGGGAATATAGAATTCAGGAAAGTGTGTTTCAAGTATCCGGCAAGGCCTGATATCACCATTTTTGAGGACTTGAATTTGAGAGTCTCATCGGGAAAGAGTCTTGCTGTAGTGGGACAAAGTGGCTCGGGGAAGAGTACTGTGATTGCCCTGGTAATGAGATTCTACGACCCCACTTTCGGAACAGTCTTGATTGATGGATATGACATTAAACGCTTGAACTTGAAATCCTTAAGGCGGAAAATAGGTTTGGTTCAGCAAGAGCCAGCGTTGTTTTCCACAACAATTTACGAGAACATCAAGTATGGGAATGAGCAGGCATCAGAAATTGAGGTAATGAAGGCAGCAAAAGCAGCAAGTGCCCATGAATTCATCAGTAGAATGCCTGAAGGTTACAAAACTCAAGTTGGTGAGAAGGGAGTTCAGTTATCAGGTGGCCAAAAACAAAGGGTAGCAATTGCCAGAGCAATGCTGAAAGACCCTGCCATTCTTCTCTTGGATGAAGCAACAAGTGCATTGGACACAGCATCTGAGAAGCTGGTCCAAGAGGCTCTTAACAAGCTTATGGAGGGCCGAACAACAATTCTGGTGGCACACAGATTGTCAACCATTCGTGATGCAGACCGTATTGCTGTACTGCAAAATGGCAGGGTGATTGAAATTGGCAGCCATGAGCACCTCAGTACAAAGCCGGGCAGTATCTATGGACAACTAGTCAGCCTACAACAGGAAAATAAAGTACAAGTGCTTGATTAA